Proteins co-encoded in one Streptosporangiales bacterium genomic window:
- a CDS encoding SIS domain-containing protein, with protein sequence MARDVVAAAPIGVRERILAKTSQMSAAMTKVADVLLRNPAGPLELSITELAEEARVSPATVTRFCRTLGYSGYVSFRVGVASDIGRGDAQESWRADIGRAFNPDDKPAEVMRSLLRAHAVSLSATADQIDLDQVHDLARRIASCRHLDIYGIGGSGGMAEELAARMYRIGIDAHAWQEVHAALTSAALQDERCVALAVSNTGRTEETIQMLAQARSSGAYTVALTSSASSPLAAIADVHVTTFAPDGYLQPDDLSAKHAQLFVLDLLYLLIAQQNFSQTITMLAASAMAVSDHRRTVGQPRRGSHANRSGRGP encoded by the coding sequence ATCGCACGCGATGTGGTGGCAGCAGCGCCGATCGGCGTCCGGGAGCGCATCCTCGCGAAGACCTCGCAGATGTCCGCTGCCATGACCAAGGTCGCCGACGTACTGCTGCGCAACCCCGCGGGTCCGCTCGAGCTCTCCATCACCGAGCTCGCCGAGGAGGCGCGGGTCTCCCCGGCCACGGTCACCAGGTTCTGCCGGACGCTCGGATACTCCGGGTACGTCTCGTTCCGGGTCGGCGTCGCGTCCGACATCGGGCGCGGTGACGCCCAGGAGTCCTGGCGAGCGGACATCGGCCGGGCGTTCAACCCGGACGACAAGCCGGCCGAGGTGATGCGCTCGCTGTTGCGCGCGCACGCGGTGTCGCTCAGCGCGACGGCGGACCAGATCGACCTCGACCAGGTCCACGACCTGGCCAGGCGCATCGCGAGCTGCCGGCACCTGGACATCTACGGCATCGGCGGCAGCGGCGGGATGGCCGAGGAGCTCGCCGCGCGCATGTACCGGATCGGCATCGACGCCCACGCCTGGCAGGAGGTGCACGCCGCCCTGACCAGCGCCGCCCTGCAGGACGAGCGGTGCGTCGCCCTGGCCGTCTCCAACACCGGGCGCACCGAGGAGACGATCCAAATGCTCGCGCAGGCGCGCTCGTCCGGCGCGTACACGGTCGCGCTCACCAGCAGCGCCTCCTCGCCGTTGGCGGCCATCGCGGACGTCCACGTGACGACGTTCGCGCCCGACGGCTACCTGCAGCCGGACGACCTGTCCGCGAAGCACGCGCAACTGTTCGTGCTCGACCTGCTCTACCTGCTGATCGCCCAGCAGAACTTCAGCCAGACGATTACGATGCTCGCCGCGTCGGCGATGGCCGTGTCCGATCACCGGCGGACCGTCGGCCAACCGCGGCGAGGGTCGCACGCCAACCGCTCCGGCAGGGGACCCTGA
- the ngcE gene encoding carbohydrate ABC transporter, N-acetylglucosamine/diacetylchitobiose-binding protein, whose translation MDMNTRSMTRRRLLQGSLAAAGLASFGGALSACATGGGDSGSDKETGDTSSNNPFGVAESSAIEAVIFNGGYAYDYVTFASDLVDKKFKTKSKITAATQIAQQLQPRFVGGTPPDLVDNSGANQIGFNTILDSLEKLDEVFEANNYEGKKIADTLYPNVKQPGTFDDKFIAINYVMTVYGVWYSKTLFEENSWTPPKTWDEAIDLGAKAKAKDKYLFVWGKEAATYYLTLAVDSAIKEGGPEVRLALENLEPKCWSHPQIQGVFKAMETCVKQGYFIPGGAGTQFTAAQAKWSKDQQAILYPSGGWIENEMKKATKKGFEMSGFPEMTLTDSPQMPYDSLRSAAGEPFIVPTKGKNPAGGKEILRAMLSEDAATNFSKTRLAPTIVKGLVPADGFGSTALAAQTSMLDAAKANVFNYQFVVYYGMNQDQLVVWNSFLSGKIDASRLTKGLQEITDKIAKDDSVKKIKVTE comes from the coding sequence ATGGACATGAACACCAGGTCGATGACTCGGCGGCGCCTTCTCCAGGGTTCGCTCGCCGCGGCAGGTCTCGCTTCGTTCGGCGGGGCGCTGTCCGCCTGCGCGACGGGCGGCGGCGACTCGGGATCCGACAAGGAGACGGGAGACACGTCGTCGAACAACCCGTTCGGCGTCGCGGAGAGCTCCGCCATCGAGGCGGTCATCTTCAACGGCGGCTACGCGTACGACTACGTGACGTTCGCCTCCGACCTCGTCGACAAGAAGTTCAAGACCAAGTCGAAGATCACCGCGGCGACGCAGATCGCCCAGCAGCTCCAGCCGCGCTTCGTCGGCGGCACGCCGCCCGACCTGGTCGACAACTCCGGCGCCAACCAGATCGGCTTCAACACCATCCTCGACAGCCTGGAGAAGCTCGACGAGGTCTTCGAGGCGAACAACTACGAGGGCAAGAAGATCGCCGACACGTTGTACCCCAACGTGAAGCAGCCCGGCACCTTCGACGACAAGTTCATCGCGATCAACTACGTCATGACGGTCTACGGCGTCTGGTACTCGAAGACGCTGTTCGAGGAGAACAGCTGGACCCCGCCGAAGACCTGGGACGAGGCGATCGACCTGGGTGCGAAGGCGAAGGCCAAGGACAAGTACCTGTTCGTGTGGGGCAAGGAGGCCGCGACCTACTACCTGACCCTCGCCGTGGACTCGGCGATCAAGGAGGGCGGCCCCGAGGTCAGGCTCGCCCTGGAGAACCTCGAGCCCAAGTGCTGGTCGCACCCGCAGATCCAGGGTGTGTTCAAGGCGATGGAGACCTGCGTCAAGCAGGGCTACTTCATCCCCGGTGGCGCGGGCACCCAGTTCACCGCCGCCCAGGCGAAGTGGAGCAAGGACCAACAGGCGATCCTGTACCCGTCCGGTGGCTGGATCGAGAACGAGATGAAGAAGGCCACCAAGAAGGGCTTCGAGATGAGCGGCTTCCCCGAGATGACGCTCACCGACAGCCCGCAGATGCCGTACGACTCGCTGCGCAGCGCGGCGGGTGAGCCGTTCATCGTGCCGACCAAGGGCAAGAACCCCGCCGGCGGCAAGGAGATCCTGCGGGCGATGCTGTCCGAGGACGCGGCGACGAACTTCAGCAAGACCAGGCTCGCGCCGACCATCGTCAAGGGTCTGGTGCCCGCCGACGGCTTCGGTTCCACCGCGCTGGCCGCGCAGACCAGCATGCTCGACGCCGCGAAGGCGAACGTCTTCAACTACCAGTTCGTCGTCTACTACGGGATGAACCAGGACCAGCTGGTCGTGTGGAACTCGTTCCTCTCCGGCAAGATCGACGCGAGCCGGCTGACCAAGGGACTGCAGGAGATCACCGACAAGATCGCGAAGGACGACTCGGTCAAGAAGATCAAGGTGACTGAGTGA
- a CDS encoding ABC transporter permease subunit, with product MTVQDTITVAGRPSRPAGPGRRRPLTFDRVSFFAVCLGLPLLIFVVFVISPFAQALYYSVTDWSGFSASMNFVGVENYVKLFQDDVFMKSMRNSIVLGLIVPLVTIVLALILATLVTVGGSGTGAVSGLKNSNLYRVVSFFPYTVPGIVIGIIWAQIYDPSRGILNAVLTSVGLGGFTDYPWLGDARTAMAASIFVIVWSFVGFYMVLFVAAIRGIDPDLFEAARIDGAGRFRIAVSITVPLIRDNIQTAYIYLGMAALDSFAYMAALNAGGGPQNSTLVMSQELFVTAFTKGQFGYATSMGVMLAVVTMVFAVLVFTVNRLTGGRDKEARR from the coding sequence GTGACAGTGCAGGACACGATCACCGTGGCCGGCCGGCCGTCGCGGCCGGCCGGCCCCGGGCGCAGAAGGCCACTCACGTTCGACCGGGTGAGCTTCTTCGCGGTGTGCCTGGGCCTCCCGCTGCTGATCTTCGTGGTCTTCGTGATCTCGCCGTTCGCCCAGGCGTTGTACTACTCGGTCACCGACTGGAGCGGGTTCAGCGCGTCGATGAACTTCGTCGGCGTCGAGAACTACGTGAAGCTCTTCCAGGACGACGTCTTCATGAAGTCGATGCGCAACAGCATCGTGCTCGGCCTCATCGTGCCGCTCGTGACGATCGTCCTGGCGCTGATCCTCGCCACGCTGGTGACGGTGGGCGGCAGCGGCACCGGTGCGGTCAGCGGTCTGAAGAACTCCAACCTCTACCGGGTGGTGTCGTTCTTCCCCTACACCGTCCCCGGCATCGTGATCGGCATCATCTGGGCGCAGATCTACGACCCGAGCCGCGGCATCCTGAACGCGGTGCTCACCAGCGTCGGGCTCGGCGGGTTCACCGACTACCCATGGCTGGGTGACGCCAGGACCGCCATGGCGGCGTCGATCTTCGTGATCGTGTGGAGCTTCGTCGGGTTCTACATGGTGCTGTTCGTGGCCGCCATCAGGGGGATCGACCCCGACCTCTTCGAGGCCGCCCGCATCGACGGTGCGGGCAGGTTCCGCATCGCCGTGTCGATCACCGTCCCGTTGATCAGGGACAACATCCAGACGGCCTACATCTATCTCGGCATGGCCGCGCTGGACTCGTTCGCCTACATGGCCGCGTTGAACGCCGGTGGCGGGCCGCAGAACTCCACGCTGGTGATGTCGCAGGAGCTGTTCGTCACCGCCTTCACCAAGGGTCAGTTCGGGTACGCGACCTCGATGGGCGTGATGCTCGCGGTCGTCACCATGGTGTTCGCGGTGCTGGTGTTCACGGTCAACCGCCTCACCGGAGGCCGGGACAAGGAGGCGCGGCGATGA
- a CDS encoding ABC transporter permease subunit has translation MSQVTVADRPGTKAPAPGSGRVAGDRSAGFDAVAHILLILWSLLVVLPLLWVLVSSFKTTDEVLGNPLTPPGGFEWQNYVTAWTDSGVGRYFGNTVIVVGSALVIVMILGAMCAYVLARFKFFGNRFIYYLMLGGLAFPVFLAIVPLFFILQNLGLLNTLPGLIVTYVAFALPFTVFFLHAFFKTLPHDIYEAAQVDGAGEWRTFFQVMLPMARPGMASVAIFNFLGLWNQFLLPIALNTSTDNFVLTQGMASFQSQAGYAVDFGALFAAVVITVAPVLVVYIIFQRQLRGSVVAGALK, from the coding sequence ATGAGCCAGGTCACCGTGGCCGATCGACCCGGGACGAAGGCACCCGCGCCCGGCTCAGGCCGCGTCGCCGGCGACCGCTCCGCGGGCTTCGACGCGGTCGCCCACATCCTGCTGATCCTATGGTCGCTGCTCGTCGTGCTGCCGCTGTTGTGGGTGCTGGTCTCGTCGTTCAAGACGACCGACGAGGTGCTCGGCAACCCGCTGACACCGCCCGGTGGCTTCGAGTGGCAGAACTACGTCACCGCCTGGACCGACTCGGGCGTGGGCAGGTACTTCGGCAACACCGTCATCGTGGTGGGCAGTGCGCTCGTCATCGTGATGATCCTCGGCGCGATGTGCGCGTACGTGCTGGCACGGTTCAAGTTCTTCGGCAACAGGTTCATCTACTACCTCATGCTCGGCGGCCTGGCGTTCCCCGTCTTCCTCGCGATCGTGCCGCTGTTCTTCATCCTGCAGAACCTCGGCCTGCTCAACACGCTGCCGGGGCTGATCGTCACGTACGTGGCCTTCGCGCTGCCGTTCACGGTGTTCTTCCTGCACGCGTTCTTCAAGACGCTGCCGCACGACATCTACGAGGCGGCACAGGTGGACGGCGCGGGCGAGTGGCGGACCTTCTTCCAGGTGATGCTGCCGATGGCCCGTCCCGGCATGGCGTCGGTGGCGATCTTCAACTTCCTCGGCCTGTGGAACCAGTTCCTGCTGCCGATCGCCCTGAACACGAGCACCGACAACTTCGTGCTGACCCAGGGGATGGCGTCCTTCCAGTCCCAGGCCGGCTACGCCGTCGACTTCGGCGCGCTGTTCGCCGCCGTGGTGATCACGGTGGCGCCGGTGCTCGTGGTGTACATCATCTTCCAGCGCCAGCTCCGCGGCTCGGTGGTCGCAGGCGCCCTGAAGTAG
- a CDS encoding ATPase: MGVDLAVDGGQSGLRMAVARRNGAGLRLERPVDVPGFSWGAGVDPAQAQGDVILRAWRELGAPSPIDTIACGLSGLSADSRPGQELAVALGTRLDARRVLVAGDDVTTHAGALGGHPGVVLAAGTGVVCTGIDASGRLVRVDAWGYLLGDTGGGSWLGREGLRAALDGHDGRHAATKLTARAVDRYGDLRDFVHRLLVSPTLVAEVAAFAREVLACAREGDEVAAAICARAADELCATAAATVRRGFPGAAPGEVPFTWTGSILTATDVVRTPMLAHLAERCPAASPRNPLGGGLDGAALLAVGAAETHLDQTCRWDAP, from the coding sequence GTGGGAGTGGATCTTGCGGTCGACGGGGGTCAGAGCGGCCTGCGCATGGCGGTCGCGCGCCGCAACGGCGCGGGCCTGCGGCTCGAGCGGCCGGTCGACGTCCCTGGGTTCTCCTGGGGGGCCGGCGTCGACCCGGCGCAGGCCCAGGGCGACGTCATCCTGCGCGCCTGGCGGGAGCTCGGCGCCCCGTCGCCGATCGACACGATCGCGTGCGGGCTGTCCGGGCTGTCCGCCGACAGCAGGCCAGGGCAGGAGCTCGCCGTCGCCCTCGGCACCCGCCTCGACGCGCGGCGCGTGCTCGTCGCGGGCGACGACGTCACCACCCACGCCGGGGCGCTCGGCGGCCACCCTGGCGTCGTCCTCGCCGCGGGCACCGGCGTCGTCTGCACGGGGATCGACGCGTCGGGCCGGCTGGTCCGGGTGGACGCCTGGGGGTACCTCCTCGGCGACACGGGCGGCGGCTCCTGGCTCGGCCGCGAGGGACTGCGCGCGGCGCTCGACGGCCACGACGGGCGCCACGCCGCCACGAAGCTCACCGCGCGGGCGGTCGACAGGTACGGCGACCTGCGCGACTTCGTCCACCGCCTGCTCGTCTCCCCCACCCTCGTCGCCGAGGTCGCCGCGTTCGCCCGCGAGGTGCTGGCCTGCGCCCGCGAGGGCGACGAGGTCGCCGCGGCGATTTGCGCCCGGGCCGCCGACGAGCTCTGCGCCACCGCGGCGGCCACCGTGCGCCGCGGCTTCCCCGGCGCCGCGCCGGGCGAGGTGCCGTTCACCTGGACGGGCAGCATCCTCACCGCCACCGACGTCGTCCGCACCCCGATGCTGGCGCACCTGGCGGAGCGCTGCCCCGCGGCGTCCCCGAGGAACCCCCTGGGCGGCGGCCTCGACGGCGCCGCCCTCCTGGCGGTAGGCGCGGCGGAGACCCACCTCGATCAGACGTGCAGGTGGGACGCCCCCTGA